The Malus domestica chromosome 10, GDT2T_hap1 nucleotide sequence ctATTATGCATCAATCAAAATAAGAAGTCACCAACCAATTCATTTCCATAGATTTGGCTCTCGCAAAAAATATAAGTATATGCAAATTTTTAAtgactatatatatacacgtgtgtgtgtgtcttcATTATATGATAGGGCaatgtttactttgttttgtgcAGTTGTCCTTAATTATTTTCCTAAAATTACAATATATGTAACTTGCAAAAATTTGCTCCCTTAATCCACTTTTAGAGTTTTGCCTATATGTGATTAATTTGAACTAAATCTTGTTAGAGTATGAGTGTGATTCTCACAGTTTAGTAATAATCATTGTTATTTCAGATTGGTATAAAGATGTCTTAATGTGTTTATAAGAGTTAATTCAACTTTGGTTTGGATTGAAACTCTACTGTTGGCTCGAGAATAGAACTCATACTTATACAAGGATTTGGTCTTGTATTCCTTGTAGGATTGTAATAGGGCAATCTATGTTTAGTATAAAAACATAAGCCACTGCTCTCACAAAATATACGCTCAATATTGAACTAAGACCTATTGTTAGTTTGAGTACTTTTGATTTTGCAAGAGAGGAGAAGCTTGTGTGTAGATTCGTCCATGGCTTCTTCGTCCATGAACATGTCTATGTTAAACTTAGAAACACGACAGCTTTTCAAATCAATTTCATATCTCAGGCCTTACGGGAAGGCTTTGTTACATACACTACAACATACAAACTTTACAATTTACCGAGAACGCCGTTATTGAAGGAACTGTTTTTCAAAGATTTCCTCCGGACTTGCTTAAGAAGTTGAGTACAGATTATCTTGTAATGCAAAACCATAAATATGGAATCTCACCAGAGAGGCTTATGGAGAACGAGAATCTGTCGAGTTTCTTTAAGATCTTGACAACTTGTACTGATGAAGATGATAAGGTCTATGTGTCCACAGTACACGCATACAACTATCATGTGACTGCCTTCCAATGACATCCAGAGCTGCACCATCTGTTGTCTTCTGACAGCACACATGGGAAAAACTTCGTCAAACAGTCTGCAGGTACGTGTTGCAGATATTACTTCAGTATTTGCATATGTAGAACATATTTGATGCGTTGGTTGTGATTTAGTTGCTAAATTCTTGTGTTCTTGGCTAAGTATATTATAAAGGCTATGCTTattcttacatgtggtatcagagccattgaATTTAACAACTAAATTCGATCAAAAATCGTTTCCTAAAATCTGCAACATATAAAGTCTGTCTATTTGGTTTTCTGAAGAACAAGGAATGCGACGTCGTTTTGTgcgaataattttttattaaatgacTCTTGGCTGCCCAAAAGAAAACTGGGTTCtttaaactatttttaaaagttttatGACCATTATCGattcaaaagaagaaaacaaccaGCGATCTTTTGATCATGTCTGCAGACATCTTCATCTTGTTTGTCTCTAGAAGATCCATGTAAGTGATCTGTTAACATCAAATCTCAccaaaatataattatatatttctGGTAACTATTGCTTCCGTTGCGTTGTTAATGATGTCTGCAACTTATggtattttctgtttttctgaTCTCTCTTGTATTAATAATGGTCATAAATATAGAGAGATGTTCTGGGTTTTCAAACCATGATGTCGTACAATGCTTATGAAATATTTACAGACtttatttgcattttattgACCCGCATGctgtttcttttggtttttgatgTTTCAATTGAAATCGCGACTGTAACAATGGCAATGCACTTCGATAATCTGCAATGGTACGAGGTCCATAGGAATTTGGAGTGATGGCAATCCATATGGATGGGTCTCAAGCATTGATGGATAATTTATTTCGTTGATTTGGAGCCAAGGAATTGCAATCGGGTTGACGAATACGGGTCCAATGATGCATTCAGGTAACTCACTTCATTGTTTCATGCATGATTAATTGTTCTCCTATATGCGTGATTATAGTTCGATGAGTTGGAGCATAATGAATTAGGGCTTTTGCTATTTCGAGTATGcttgtttatttatatatattgtgaAGGCATGATTAAACTCGAAATCCCTATAGATGCCAACTTGTGATTTATGTGAGATGTCTGGAATCATCCTTTGCTGCATAAATAAATTAGTGTATGTCTAGATATACTCttctatttttcattaaagagtCAATGTGTATGCATTTTTTCATGTATGAATCTCGATACATTTAAATTGCGGGGAGCTACACATGCACATCTTAGTGTCAATTCTTGATTTTCAATTGGTTTGATTTATATCAAGTTTGGGTTGGAATGGATTTGACTGCATATCATATGCAAGTCAGGAGGTATTATAAAGCGACAAAAATAAATGCATATATAAAGTGGATGCAAATTGCTTTGTGATTTATACATAATAGCATATTTGAATGAAATCTGTATATATATGGAGATAGCATTCGTGCATAGACGTTGTAATTATGGGCATGCGTTTTTATATATATCAAATGGAACTTGCATAAGTTTCTCTGCATAttgatgcatgcatgcataccaaaaaaaaaaaaatatatatatatatatatatatatatatatatgaacagaTGAATATATAAGGTAGATGTTTTATTGACTGCCTATAATGAGTCTTGTGACAATAAACTTTTAGCcatttacaatatatatatatatatatatatattctattatgAATCGGAAAGCAAATAATTATTTTGTCATCTTATTGGAAATTCATAAGATTAATGATATGTGGCTATCGTTATTTTCTCCAAGGACTTGCTTACGAATCTGTATATAATTGATGATGGTGTTGACAATGAATTAAAGgcatgaatattttttttttttggattattgTCGACTAATCTTATCATGTATATATCGATGCATGCttattgtatatgtatatttgtgaTTTCATGATGCATGCTTCCGCTATTATATTTTGGTTGAAATCACAAATAGGGAGGAAGATGAACTTCGAGTTCTCCAGAAGAAATAGTGGTCTTGATTATCTCGTTTTAATCAAGACATGTTGTTGTGATATATATCCAGACATTATCAAAATTGGGTCGATCTTGCTCGATGGATATTGAACTAGTTAGGATCAAattgaatgcaaaaatattgTGCTTGCTATTCTGATTTTGATCATTGTTGAAACTAGTGATTTTGGGTTTATGTGAGATAAGTTTTTCCGAATGGATTGTGACTATCTTTTGATACATAGACTGTTTGCATAATGGTTTAGGTGTATTTGACTAAACTGAGATTATGCAATTGGTAAGGAATCGGGAATCAATTGGTTCATATCTCCGGTTTCTTTATTGGCTGTGCAGTACATTCTGCTTATGCTTAAGTGGGAGAAGAATGTAAGCATAAGGTTAATTAGGCCGGCCATTATAATCCATTTGGATGCTTGAAAACCAGATTATGGTTTTATTGAAGCAATTGGTAATTATTTatgttacttaatttgtttAAGTAATGAGAAGTTTAGTGCTATTTGCTGGAACTAAACTTAACTTGATATAGTGGGAGCAAATCAATTTGTGTGTTTGTTCTAGTCAAGTAAAATCACATTGTTGTAAATACAAATTGGATGAATGTGATCATGGAATTTGTTTGCATATTTGTTGCGGCAATTGATCACATTGATAAGACATTCAGTGTATTGCAATGACCATTAGTTAATACAGTTGATATTAACTTATACTTAACTTGTTTGTGTTAAGTATAGCCCAGTTAAGTGGGAGcaaattggtttggttttgctATATTGGTTCACATAATTACAAAGTGCAAATTAAGTATGTTGTGACTTTTGAGTTGATTCTGCGATGTAACAGAAAAGATTCTTAAGTTCAATACTTTAAAATGCATAGGtaagttatatatatacacgtgtGTGTGTCTTCATTATATGATAGGGTaatgtttactttgttttgtgcAGTTGTCCTTAATTATTTTCCTAAAATTACAATATATGTAACTTGCAAAAATTTGCTCCCTTAATCCACTTTTAGAGTTTTGCCTATATGTGATTAATTTGAACTAAATCTTACATGATAAAATTCCAAAGTACTATGGGTGAGTGATTTCTAAATCCCAAAGGATCGAGGACTAGCAAATGATGAAACGAAACGTGTCAGATTAATTTTGTTTGGCGTTAATTCGGAACAGTACTAGTAAAACACAATTCCCAATCTATATATATGGGACAGTGAACATTACATGGACACACACACATCAGAATTTTGGCAGAAAAATACATAGATAATTGGTAATGGTCTTAGAATAATACAACTCTTCAAGTTCATTGCATTTTTTATCAACTATTTAATGCTTAAAAATTTCAGAGTAGATATTTAACATATACTATAAAACCCCTTCTCTTTGTTGGTTACATAAGATTGTTATGTAAGCTGTCATAATGTGACAGGATAAATGTATAGCAGTAGTATACTGTGAACTAATCATGCATAATGGCACATCCCATAAACACAGAAgtctcccttcttgcacttctgatTGCACCCACCACAATGCCTCTTGTCAAACGATGCATTGACGCACTTACCCCTGCAACAAATCTCAGTGTACTTGCATCTGTAGCCGCAAATCCCACAGTTGTACCGATCAGTCTTCACGTCAACACATTTCTTCTTGCAGCAGTCTGGCCCCAGGCTGTTCTTCGCACGACAAATCCTAGGAAAGTTGTCGCAAGTATAACTGGGCAGTGGGATAGTTTTATGCCGATTATAAAGAAAACGGCTCGCTCCTCTTAAAGAAGTAGTTGCTTCTGCTTCATCTGGTGTTTCAGGCAATGTAGTTGCTTCTGCTACAGTACTAGTCTGCATTTCCACGTCTTCGATATGATCGTCGTGGAAATTTGCAGCTCCAACAATGGCCACTGCTGCTAGGAGAGTAAAGAAGATGTTAATCAACTTCATGGCCATGACTAAATAATATCTGAAAGTTATGAAATATTTATAAGGAAAGAtgtttttgaagaagaagagtgtAGACTTATTGTAGAGTGTCAATGGAATGTGTGGGTTTTATAGAAACACTGGGGAGGACAGAGTTGACAATTGGAAACTGCATGTACAAGTCTTGCTTTATTTGTGTGGCTTAAAATGATGATGGTCTAAATTCAATAGGCTACTTGTATTTTATAAATTACTAAATATCTTATATGTACAGAAATCATTTGATtgacaaagaaagaaaagttgTCCTCCCTGTGATTCGATCTGATTCTGTATCCCATCATAAAGTTTAAGAtaaaaaagttcaaataaagaaaaatgcaaAAATTATCCTTTTCCTCACTTTCACAGCCATGATAATTTCACCCCATAATGAAACTTAAGGGGAAGCGTATTAGCgttttaagattcatatagccatcTCTGTAAAATCattttgtgaatgacaatgaattATGCCGAGAATAATTGAGGGAATATTGACTTGGCAATCAAGTTAATAAAATCTCTAGGACTCTCGGTGCCTTAAGGAAATAAACATATTGGAGTCCTAATTACATGCAATCAATTAAGGGCCTTTATTAAGTAAATACAAGGAATAAGAGTCATGATGTGACtataattgatgagatatgatttGGGTTGATATCCTTTCCGATAATAGGGAGGAATTGATTGAAACCCTAGCTATATAACCTATGAGCCGTCCCTGCTTCCATACcgatagaaactcacgaaaactaTAAGCCTATTTCGATAGTAGAGTTCATTCAGAGGTACTGGAAGTAGAAGACTACTTCTACTTTCTTCGCAAGGATCAAAGGCTTCACCTTCATAACCATGTCTTCCGAATTCTACAGATAAGTTCAATATAATTAGTCGATCtctatttcatattgattttgatttattcgtgatcctaatgtcttgttgttgtgatttcagAATATGTCTTACAATCTCCACTTAGTGGGATTAGGTTTTGTTGTTATTGATGAAACTTAAAGAGAGCAAGGAAAATAAAGAAGGGAATAAAATCTGATTTTTCCTACTTCCATTAAAACAAGCCAGATATGATTCCCTAATCTGGAAAGAAAAGCACATATATTCAACAGCCAAATACTGCTAGAGAAACTTTAAAAGGATGAGAAATTAGTGATCAACAATTTTGTATCTGAAGCCCTATACGATTCTCCTACAATTCCAGCATATGAAATTgctattttcctttttattttttgggatttttctcATTGACTTTGTTATCACTTCAGAAAATTGACAGATTCACCACCCCTCAAAACAACATTGCTTGACAGAGTGACGATGATTAGTTATCAAAGCCTGATTATCctcagttttttttaatttttcctcTCCCTTCATCATGCAATCACCAAGGGAGCACTTAGAGCCCTGCAGACATTGAAGTCACAACACACCGTTACCTAAGAAACGTAAGATTCTCATTTACATCGGAGTCATTCATTTTTATAACTAGCTAGCCTCTCTGCTTGCGCATTTTTTTAATCACGCCGGCATTTTTCGATGCCCATTTTAATGATGAAGTTATTGACAGACGCATGGGGTTCTAAATATGATAGGATGGGGACTTTGTTGCTGCCAATGGGAGCAATGGCTGCAAGGTACTTCAGAAAATATCCAGTAAAGTGCAACGAAGGGTATTCAGTTGACATAACGTGTCAAACCCGTGGATACGTTGTAGGCACAGTTGGATGATTTATTGGTATGTTGCTTGGACATTCTTCAAAGGGACACAGTTAAAATACACATCGCACAATTGGGATGTATACCACCATACAACTAAGTCTCAAACTCTTTGTAGTTGATTAAAAGGCTGAAGCAAAACGATAAAGTGTCAATagttttatataattatatatcacGTTGCTTTACTAAATATGTGATTGAAAAGATAGACACGTGTAATTAACAGATGACTAGATAACATTTATCAAGTTAGTATTTTGGTCGGTCGCTTGTACCAAATAAATATGTATCGTTACCTATATCTCAAGTTTACATATGATGATTAATAATTGTGTCGGTGACGGGAGAAACAAGATGGTTTTTCCGGTACGTAGTAATTAATTATGAGAATTAATGATAAATTTTGTATGGTTTTTCAGATGCTTGCCATCTTTTGGCGACCTAAGGAAGGAACAAGATGGTTTGTCCATTAAGTATGTAAAGATATGCCATCATCTTCTAGGCTACGCTCCAATTGCTCTAATGGATTAAATGTAAAATAATGCATGATGCTgtggaaataaaaagaaatgtgtACACTACTTCTCCTTGATCATTTTGAGTATTTTCAATGAAATATTTATTTCACAAATTTAACAATCGAATACAATTTTAAATATACAATCACCACCTGATAGTCGTAAAATAATTATATTACGTACATATAAGTATTATAGTCAAATTCTAATATAAGAGTTTTTTTATCTTCATCGTACAATACCTTGAAAACATTCGCCTCGagaattaaacttaaaataTCTTCTATTATTGAGAAGAGAAATCCAACAAATTAAATCTGGGCCATAAACTGCAGGCCTAAGCCTCAAATTCTAGCCCAGGGTCTACACACCTAGCTTGTGTACTTGGGCCGAACTCATTGAAACATGGGATGGTCCAAACTACCTACGTCGTCGTTTTCAATCCGCACCTTCTGGCGCTCCAGGCAGCAATGGCAACCGCGAGTCTTTAAGCTCCACGCCAGCAGATGCAATGGCCGTGTAATCGCGATTCGCAACCCAACAATCTGGAGAAGGCGGAGAGAGAGAACGAAACCAGAGGAGGGGAGCAACCGGCCATGGCTAGCTCTGCCGCAGTGGACGGTGTCGCAGCGACGGCGCTCCGCTCGGTGCTGCAGCGTGTCCAGCTGGCGGCCGAAAAATCAGCGCGTAAATCCCAGGAGATCCGAGTGGTGGCGGTGAGCAAGACGAAGCCAGTCTCCGTGCTCCGCCAAGTGTACGACGCCGGCCATCGCTGTTTCGGCGAAAACTACGTCCAAGAAATCGTCGAGAAAACTCCTCAGGTACACCGTACAGGCGTACACTCCTGcctcactctccctctctctctctatattgaAAGAAATTGAATATTTAGTGATTGTTGCAGCTTCCGGAGGACATTGAGTGGCATTTCATTGGAAATTTGCAGAGCAACAAAGTGAAACCCCTTCTAAGTATGACtattctctctctcaaattagggaactttaacaaaaccTCGCccgtactatttattttaacggaaaatcaaatttttacacCAAAATATCatgatattatttactttaccctttattttgttttaaaactcaaagttttcaaactcttttcattagtttcctcTCTAATTATACTTTAAAGCCTTTGCTAAGTAACCCATTTGGTCTCCAAAAGCAATAAGCatatatgttttgttttgttttttttggaaattatgCAGGTGGTGTACCAAACCTTTCAATGGTAGAGAGTGTGGATGATGAGAAGGTAGACACTTTTTCTGGTAACACCATTTTCTGTACTTTGTATGCAGAGTTACTCTTATGTTTCGGGTGATGGGTCTCGAAAAATTAATGGGATTTGGTATTAGTTTTGTAATTCTAGTAAAGATTGTACCTTTTGTGTTGTTGTTCTTTGTAAAAATTTGTCAAGCTTACTTAAATCCGTGGTGCCCCATTTGGATTCCAATGGAAATTGAATTTATGGCCTTACGGGTTCTGCACTGTATGTTATATTGCTCTAGTATATTATGATTGGAGCAGTTCAAGAGCAGCAGCAACCATTGTTAATTATCTGTAATTGGGGAAGCTCGTGTTTTCTTATGGATAATTCT carries:
- the LOC103446877 gene encoding stigma-specific STIG1-like protein 1 — its product is MAMKLINIFFTLLAAVAIVGAANFHDDHIEDVEMQTSTVAEATTLPETPDEAEATTSLRGASRFLYNRHKTIPLPSYTCDNFPRICRAKNSLGPDCCKKKCVDVKTDRYNCGICGYRCKYTEICCRGKCVNASFDKRHCGGCNQKCKKGDFCVYGMCHYA
- the LOC103446743 gene encoding uncharacterized protein, with the protein product MQWPCNRDSQPNNLEKAERENETRGGEQPAMASSAAVDGVAATALRSVLQRVQLAAEKSARKSQEIRVVAVSKTKPVSVLRQVYDAGHRCFGENYVQEIVEKTPQLPEDIEWHFIGNLQSNKVKPLLSGVPNLSMVESVDDEKIANRLNHVVGSIGRKPLKVLLQVNTSGEESKSGVEPSGCVELAKHVTSGCPNLEFCGLMTIGMLDYTSTPENFKTLANCRTEVCKELGIPEEQCELSMGMSSDFELAIEMGSTNVRIGSTIFGAREYPKKQSN